The Bacillus sp. Y1 genome includes the window AATCACCACTATTGATGAGTATGTACAACATAACTACCATGATTTGTTTATATTGACAGCCAGACTGTATACACTTAAGAATCTTAGCCATTCTTTTCAAATTCATTAGTCTATTCAATTACCTAAGAAAAAATTAGAATGTGTTTGGTTAACCAGAAGTATGTGTTAAAATGAAATTCCTTGGCAGGGGCATTATTTTGTATATTTGAATGTGTGAGGAGCAGGGGGCTTAATGTATAGTCCCCTGCTTTCTTATTTTTTATGAAGAAACTGGATCGAAGTTCTTTAAGTCAAATTATTATTTAGAGAGTGTTACAATTCTACTATTAAAAAGATGATAATTCATAGCTTCTCCGTAAAAATGACGAAAATGATCTTGTTTTTTAGTTTATAGTGTAGGTATTTTAAAAAATACCCATGAATTATAATCTAATTACAGATATTTCTGAACATTCTTGAATATTTCTTCTCCGCTTATTTTGACTCCATTCTATAAAGCTTCTTGGTTATTTCTCTCTTATGTTTTGAAAGCGGATACAATAGGTTTTTTAGTGGAGGTGAAAGGTTTATTTTTATTATTTATTGACACAAAATTGTTACGAACTAATTTTTACTCTAAGGGTTTAGGAGATTCGGAATGTTGCAATTAAAGATGATTAAAAGGGGGACTAAAGATGAAAAAGTTTTGTAAATCTATTTGTTCGTTTAGTTTGATGTTAATTTTAGTCATAGCTTTGTCTGCTTGTAACACGGAAACTTCTAGCAGTAATGATAAAAAAGATGGTGACGGTGAAAAAGAGGTTATAAAAATTGGTGCTATTTTTGCCGAAACCGGTCCTGCTTCTACTTTAGGAAAAACTCAGGCGAATTATGTGAAGCTCATCCAGAAACAATTAGATGAAGCTGGATCTATCAATGGAAAGAAAATTGAAATTATTATGCAAGACTATGAAACGGACGATACAAAAGCTGTGATTGCTGCAGACAAATTAATTTCAGAAGGGGTAGTTGCGGTTGTTGGTGCTACTCAAGCTAGTACCTCGATGGCAATTTTACCAAAAATTTCTAGTGAGGGAATACCATTAATGACTGTGGCTCCTGTTAATCCTAAAGCGAAAGATATTTATCAAATGGCACCAAGTAACTTAACGAATGCTAACTTAATAATTGAATTCTTAAAAGAAAATAATATTTCAAAAGTAGCCTGGATTAATGCTCGGGATGGGTTTGGAGTAGAAGGTCTCCCTTCCTTTGAAAAGGTAGCAAAAGAAAATGACATAAAAATCGTGGCACATGAGGAATTTGATGCAACTGCTACGGATATGACGGTGCAATTAACAAATATTCGAAAAGAGAATCCAGAGGCAGTAATCGTTTGGTCAAGAACACCAGGTGCTGGAATCGTAGCACGTAATTTTAAAGCACTCGGGTTTGATATTCCTATGATTCAATCTTCTGCCTCTGCTAATAAAGGGTTCTTAGACCAAGTGAAAGATAATAATGAAAATATCTACGTAATTGGCAGTAAATTAAGTGTTGTTGATCAATTACCAAATGGAGAGCAAAAAGACAGATTAGAAAAGTTCCGTGAAGATTATCGTGCAATGTTTAATAGTGATCCTGATAATTTTACCGCACATGCAGCGGATGGGTTCCATCTACTAATTGAGGCGATTAAAGCAGGAAATACAACCTCTGAAGATATTCATAATTACTTAAAGACAGAAGTCAATAAGTATTCTGGGTTAACGGGTTCCTTCGAATTACAATCAGATTATGTAGGACCTTACGAAGATGGATTCTCAGTTCTCGGTATTGAGAATAATGAATGGAAGTATTATGAGTAGAAAAAGTTCAAAGGTTGTTTTTTATAGAGTATCTAAATGGTGAAAATATAAAAGACCAATGGCAGAAACATAGACTCTGCCATTGGTATTAAGAAAGGAGTACATCCATGGAATTACTCATGCAATATATCGTTACGGGGCTAACAGTTGGAAGTATCTATGCTTTATTAGCTATCGGTTTTGTGACTATCTATAACATTACCGGCATATTAAACTTTGCCCAGGGTGAATTTGCGATGATTGGTGCGCTGACTTGTATTACTTTTGTGAATGCAGGATTTCCAATGTATGTATCTATTATTTTAGCTATCTTTATCTCAGCTACCATAGGGTTAATAGTGGAACGTACGGCTATTCGACATGCTAGAAATACATCAGTCATTATCTTAATCATTATTACAATAGGAGTTTCCACCTTCTTAAAGGGGATGGGATTAATAATATGGGGGACCAATCCGAAGCAACTTGCTCCCTTAATTAAAATGGAACCTATTCATTTTATGGGTGCTGTTATTAACCCTCAAAGTATTTTTATTTTCATCGTTTTATTGATCTTGTTAGCTGTACTATACGTATTCTTTGAAAAAACTTATATCGGTTCCGCATTAAGAGCTTGTGAAAAGAATCCACGTGCCGCAAAACTTATGGGGATAAATACAAGTACCATGTCAGCCTTGGCTTTCACTTTGGCTGCCGCATTAGGGGCAATTGCTGGTATTTTGATTACCCCTATTACTGACGCAACTTATGAAATGGGATTTCTAATTGGTGTTAAAGGATTTGTAGGGATGGTCATTGGTGGAATGCATAGTATTCCAGGGGCTGTAGCAGGTGCTTTACTTGTCGGTTTGTTGGAAACCTTTTCTGGAGGTTTTATCTCCACGTTTTATAGTGATGCGATAACATTTCTCGTACTGATCCTTGTTTTATTTTTTAAACCGAATGGAATATTTGCAAGAGCTTCAGGTGAGAGAGTCTAGTAGGGGGGCATATAGATGTCGAAGCTGGAAAAAGTCTTATATGGAAATCGATTAAAACCTTTCCTATTTTTAGTGGGACTTATTTTGATTTTACCTTTCGTAGTAAAATCTCCGTATATTTTTACCATTTTAATTTTAATAGGAATCTATTCAATCGTTTCTCTAGGTTTATGTCTGTTAATTGGCTATGCAGGACAAATATCCCTCGGGCATGCAGCCTTTTTTGGAATAGGAGCTTACACGTCGGGTGTGTTAACTACTAGTTTTCAGCTTTCTCCCTGGTTAGCACTTGTTATAGGAATGGTTACTACTTTTTTTATGGCTTATATAATTGGTATACCAATTTTAAAATTAAAAGGTCATTTTTTAGCTCTTGCAACACTTGGAATTAACATCATATTTTATATTTTAATTTTAGGTCTGAATCAGTTGACAGGCGGAGCCGCTGGTTTAATAGGCATACCCTCCTTGTCTTTATTCGGAGTTCCGCTTACAGATAAAGTATTTTTCTACTTCTTTGTTTGGACGGCTGCTTTACTTGTTCTATTATTATCACTAAATATCGTCCGCTCTCATGTAGGTAGAGTGTTAAGAAGTATTCATGACAGTGAAATAGCAACAGAGACACTTGGAGTGAAAGTGGAGAATTATAAAGTTGCTATTTTTGCATTAAGTGCTGCTTTTGCATCGCTAGCAGGAAGTATGTATGCACACTATATTAGCTTTGTTGCTCCACCTACATTTTATATAACAAAATCAATCTTGTTTTTAATTATGGTAATGGTTGGAGGGGCAAGCTCCGTTTGGGGTGCGATATTAGGAACAACAGTTATTATGTTTTTGAATGAGATCATTCGCTTTGTAGGACACACTTATTTTGGCATTAGTGGAGAAGTGGAGATTGTTGTCTACGGATTAATTATTATTTTGATTATGATGTATTTACCAAAAGGGCTGATGCATGTTATTTCGAAACCGATTCAAAAGCTTAAGTACAAAAAGAAAGAAAATGTAAATGCTCATAAAGATATGATTTCTCAAAAAGGAGTTTAATAGTCATGTCAAAACTACTTGAAGTAAGGGGATTAACAAAACGATTTGGTGGAGTTACAGCGGTCTCTGATATCAGTTTTGATGTAGGAGCTGGAGAAATCGTAGCAGTCATTGGACCAAACGGTGCAGGCAAAACAACTTTATTTAATATGATTTCTTGTTTTCTTTCACCCACAAATGGAGAAGTATACTTCAAAGGGAAAAAATTGACAGGACAAAAGATTCCCCAACTAGCTCACTTAGGGATATCAAGGACATTCCAGAATTTACAAATATTTCACAATTTGACTGTCCTTGAAAATGTAATGATGGGTGCTCATGTCAAGTTGAAAACCAATGTGGTGAATGCTGCCTTCCGACTCCCAAGGATTTTAAAGGATGAAAGAATTGCCTATGACCTAGCATTAGATGCGATTCATTTAGTTGGCCTAGAAGAATTAATGTTCGAACAGGCAGGCCAGTTATCATATGGCCTTCAAAAGCAGTTGGAGTTTGCAAGAGCCATTGTTTATAAACCAGATTTAATTATGTTAGATGAACCAATGGCAGGTTTGAATGATTTCGAAACCAATAGAATGGCAGGTTATATTAAAAAATTAAAATCAGAAGGTAGTTCCTTTTTATTTGTTGAACATAAGATGGCGACGGTGATGGAGCTTGCTAATCGTATCATCGTCCTTGACTTTGGAAAGAAGATTGCAGAAGGAACTCCTGACGAAATACAACAAAATACAAAGGTAATTGCTGCCTATCTAGGAGAGGAGGTTGTCTAATGCTGAAGGTTGATGGCTTAAGTACCCATATTGGGAAAATAAAAATTCTCCATGAGATCAATTTTGAGGTGGGAAAAGGACAAATTGTCTCAATCATCGGTGCAAACGGTGCTGGGAAAAGTACGTTGTTAAATACGCTTGCTGGACTTTATCGGCCAACATCTGGAACGATTACTCTTGAGAATGAAGTGATTAGCGGCTATCCAGCTAATAAGGTAGTTGAAAAAGGCTTAAGTCTCGTTCCGGAAGGCAGACAAATCTTTTCAAACCTTACTGTAAAGGAAAATTTATTGCTTGGAATGTTTTCAAAATATTATAAGGAGAAGAAGCTAGCAGAAGAAAATTTAACGAAAATACTTGATATGTTCCCTGGTTTAAAGAAGCACTTAAAAAACCTTGGTGGAAATTTAAGTGGTGGGGAACAGCAAATGTTAGCCATTGGGAGGGGATTGATGTCAAATCCTAAAATCATCCTTCTAGATGAACCTTCCATGGGTCTTGCGCCAAAAATAGTAAATGAAATACTTGATACATTAATGATAATTAAAGAGGATTTAGGAACAATGGTCATATTAGTAGAACAAAATGTGAAAGCTGCACTTAAAGTATGTGACCAAGCCTATGTCATTGATCAGGGAAGAATGATTATAAATGGAACAAGAGACGAAATTAGCTCTAATCCTCAGGTCATCTCAGCTTATCTTGGCATTAAGTCAGCAGGAGCATAAGAAAAACGACGAATAAAAGATAAATAAATAGATAGAAAAGTTTCAGATAATCCCAAAGAGTAATCTATGGGATTTTACTGTTTAATAAAAAAGAGTATAGTATTTTTAGTTAGTAAATTTTGAATATTTTTTGTTTTCAAAAATCAACAACTTCTTATAAAATGTATTATAAAGTATAAATTCAAAAACGAGGGGAATGAGCTATGCCAAATACAGTAAAAGATAGCCTCATGAAAAAATTAGAAAATCATTTACGATCAACTGCCAGACAACTAGTAAAGTTTGATACGGAAGAGGAAGTACTACAATATTTGACAGCTTCATTTCAAAGTGAGCTATATTGTGATTTTGTAGGGGTTATTTTAAATCAAACAGGAAACTTTGTGACAAAAGCTTGGAGTGGAATCGTACAAGAACTGACCAATTATTTTCCCCTTGAACAAAAGTATTGCTCCAGCAGACTTCTCCGACAAAGCCTAACGAATGAAAACGCTGATCCTCCTGAAACCTGTAATTTATCTAGAGTACTTAAAGAGGCAAAAATAAAAACATGGTTTACTGTTCCTTTATATGAAAGCGATTCCAATTTAGGTTTTTGTATCATTGGATTCCTAAACTATGTTCCATTATTAGAAATGGAGGCTCCTTTTGAAGAATTCGGTAAAGATATTGCTGTGGCAATGGAAATGGCTAGGGAAAAGAAATCACAGTTAAAAAAGATCGAAGGGATTGAAGGGATTGGCAAAAACCTTTCTCTTAAGGCTCCTATTGAAAAGCACATTGAAGAGTTAACATTAAGAGCTGGAAAAGGAACAAATGCTGATTTTGCTTGTATTTATTTATTTGACGAAAAGGAAAATTGTTTTATATTCCAACCGCCTTCCTATGGAGAGAAACAACATCCTGATTCAATTATGATTGAAGATAATTATATGCTGAATAAATATTTCCCATTTCTCGAGAAGCCTGGAGGCACTCAACTAACGATCCCTTTAATCATAGAATTACGTACAATTGGAGTATTGCATATCGAGAACAATAATGAAGATGTATTTACGGAAAATGACTTGAGACTATTAGAGCTATTGTCTAATCATGTAGCGACCATGTTAGAAAATGCACGACTATTTAACAGTGAGAAGGAGCATAAAAATCGCCTCCAATTTCTTTTAGATTTTCAACAAGCGCTTGTAAAAGAAACAATAGAAGTGGATGGTTTTGATGGCATTACCTCAATGCTTTCGAATCTATTTCAAAATCCAGTGATTTTATTTGACCGTTTTTTGCAACCAATTTCAGTCCATATGAATAATAGAATCAATCAAGTTCAGCTTCTCGATCAACTTACCGAAATTGTACAAAGAGAAAAGGGAAAATTAAAAAGTCCAGACTACTTTTTAATTAAGGATTCAGGTGATCCCTCCGCCTTTTTTTCGTTCTTGATGGTACATGGGGGAGGAAGTTTACTAGGATATCTTGCCGTACGTAGATTGGGTCAAGAAATGGATGAGATTGACCGTTTAACGATTGAACTTGCTCGTAATATATATTCACTCCAATTCATTAAGCAAAAAATCGTACTAGATGCAAAAGAACAGACAAAAGATAGTTTTATTAGTAAATTATTATCTAAAAAAATAGAAGATAAAGAGGAAATTTTACAGTTTGCAAATGTTTTTCAATGGAACCTTTTTCAAACCCATCAACTGTGCGTTTTGTCTATCATTTTGGATGAAGATGAAGTAAAAGGATCCAACCTTTTTGAGCAACAGTCGAAAAAGAACCTTGTATGGGATTATATTAAATCACATTTATCAGAAAAGGAGCATGACATCGTAACGGCAACCCATGAGGAAAAAAATGTGTTAATTATTCCATGGGAGAATGAAGATACACAATCGAAAAAATTTTGGCAATTACTTTATACGAAGATCAACAATTGGGTGGAAGAAACCAATATAAGGTGTAAAGTGTTCATGGGGATTGGAGGAAAGACAAGTAACATACAAGACTACTTTTTAAGTTATCAGCAAGCCATTCAGGCATTAAATATTGTCAACAGCCGATTGCGTCTAAAAGGTTATATGTTATTTGATGAACTTGGTTCATACGCAATCCTCCATCACTTGAAATCCTCCATGGAAGTTGACCTGTTTGTAAGTAAACAACTAGGAAGGCTTCTATCTTATTCAGAAGGAAAAAATACCGATCTTTGCAATACTCTTCATACGTTTTTACAAAATAATGGGAATGTTAAAAATACAGCTGATGAGCTTTATATACATAGAAGTTCTTTGCTATATCGTCTTGAAAGAATAGAATCTCTATTAGATGTCCAGTTAAGTGATGCAGAAGTGAGATTTAATTTAATGCTAGCTTTAAAACTTCATGATATGTATGGGCAAGAAATAGAGAGAAACGTCTTGTTAAGATGAAAGTAGTAACCTTAAAAATGGCCAACAATCTTTTAATAAGATGATTGGCCATTTTTCTAATTATTTATTTTCGTTTCCCTTTAAATGTGAATCTAAAAAGTCAATGATAAGATTAACAATTTTTGGTTGAGCCCAAACATCTCCACCGTGACCAGCACCCTTTACAACATAACGAGTTGAATCTACCCCTTTATTTATTAATGCTTCATGGAGAATTTGTGTTTGATTCGGTGAAACTAGCGTGTCTTGATCGCCATGCATTAGTAGGAAAGGAGGGTCATCTTTTGTTACATAAGTAATTGGATTTGCTTTTGTAGCCTTGTCAGGATTGTCAAGAATGGAACCGCCCGGTCCAAATACTGCTGCCCCATTAACCCACATAGCTTCCGGTGCTGAAGGAGATTTATGAATTTCTTGCACTTCTTGCGAATATCCTTCCCCTACTTTTGTTAAATCTGAAAGTCCGTACAAATCTATAACGGCATTGACTTTACTGCTTTCATCGAGGAAATCACCCTTGTCATACTCTTTTATATCATTTGTTGTACCTGCTAATGCAGCAAGATATCCTCCCGCAGAAGAACCCATGACAGCAATTTGATTAGGATCGATTCCATACTTTGCAGCGTTGGCACGTAAATAGCGAATAGCAGATTTAACATCTTCTAGTGGTGATGGGAAAGTACTCTGAGGAGTTACCCTATACTCAATACTAGTTACAACATACCCAGCTTCAGAAATATCCATTCTTTGCTGCAAATAGTTGTCTTTGTTAGCTGCCATAAACCCTCCACCAGTAATAAATACAACTGCTGGGAGTGGATTTTTACTATTAGGCTTTAAAATATCCATTTTTAATGGATAGTTTGGATATCCAAAAATAGATGGTTGAGAATAAACAACATCAGAAATTAAGCTAACAGATAATTTTTGAATGGGTACCTCTAGCTGTTTACTTGTGCTGTTTAAGGCACCTGCAATAACTGAAGTAGAAAGAAGAAGTGTTAATAAAACCGTAATGAAAAAGGTCCTTTTCTTAAAATTCATTAGTCATTCCTCCTAGTTATTAAAACTATCATTAAAACGCTTTCAATTTTGTTGAATTTAATAACTCCTTTCCTTATGAAGAATTTGTAGATCGTTATAGGATTAGAAACCTTATGCTAAATATAAGTGTATTTATCTTGAAAAATAAGGTCATTAAAGAGGGAAAAAAAAGTAGTTTTTCGTATAAATTGATAGTTGACAGTATAGTATTACGGGTTACGCAAAAATAAAAATATAAGGTTTTATTAGAAGATAAATTCTTTACTATAATACGACGAAAAATCATAAGTATTTTCCTACATAGTGTAGGTACAAGGAAACAATCATTATTCGTTATAATAAATTTACAGAAATTATTAAAAATTCAAAAAAGGAGTTGCGACAATGACCACTCAAACAATCGGTGTTGTAGGAGCTGGATCCATGGGGACGGGTATTGCAAACCTAGCTGCAATTAATGGATTCAATGTTGTATTAAGAGATATTGAGGAGCGATTTTTAGAAAACGCTTTAAATCGAATGAGTAAGTTTATGGATAAAAGTGTTTCAAGAGGAAAATTAACAGAAGAACAGAAACAAGAAGCATTAAGTCGTATACAAACAACCACTCAATTAGAGGATTTGAAGGATGTTGATATCGTAATTGAAGCGGTTATCGAGGATTTAACTTTAAAAAAGGAAGTATTCTCAAGCCTCGATCAAATTGTCCGTGAAGGTGTCATTATCGCGACAAACACATCCTCTATGTCAATCACTGAGATTGCATCGGCAACCAATCGTCCTGAACGCGTAGCAGGAATGCATTTTTTTAATCCAGCACAAATCATGAAGCTAGTTGAAGTGGTACGTGGATATAAGACTAGTGATGAAACGGTAGAAGAATTGAAAGCGCTATCTATAAAATTAGCAAAAGAACCAGTTGAAGTAAAAAAAGACTCACCAGGATTTATTGTTAATCGTATTATGCTTCCACAGTTTATCGAAGCGATCAAACTAGTTCAAGAGGGAGTGGCCTCTTATGAAGATATTGATAAAGCAGTGAAACTGGGATTGAATTACCCAATGGGCCCATTTGAGCTTCAAGATTTTGCTGGAGTAGATATCGGTTACCATGTAATGGAGTATTTTAAAAAAGAGTTTAATAACAATTTTTATGCACCACCACTTCTATTAAAGGAAATTATTCGAGCAGGAAGATATGGGAAGAAAACAGGTGCAGGATTTTACGAATACGAATAATGAATGGAGGAAAAGAGAATGAGTTATGAATTTTTACTATGTGAGATTAACAAAAATGTGGCTATTGTTACAATTAACCGCCCACCTGTAAATCCCTTGAATACAAAAGTTTTTCAAGAATTAAATACTATATTTGCTGAGCTTGAGGCAAATGATGAGGTGCGGGCAATTATTCTTACTGGAAGTGGAGAAAAAGCATTTGTTGCAGGTGCTGATATCAATGAAATGGCTAACCTTGGCCTTGTTGGAATTAATAAGATGAATAAAATTTCAAGAACGGTTTTTTCAAAAGTTGAAAATTTAACAAAGCCTGTTATTGCAGCAATAAATGGTCTAGCTCTTGGTGGGGGATTAGAGCTAGCACTTGCTTGTGATTTACGGATTAGTTCAAGTAAAGCTAAGTTTGCATTCCCTGAAGTAGGTCTTGGTATTATTCCTGGTGGGGGTGGCACACAGCGTTTGCAAAAAATTGTTGGCCAGGGAGTAGCGAAGGAACTTCTTTACTTTGGAGAGATGTTTGATGCCTACCGTGCCTTAGAACTAAACATAGTTAACAAAGTAGTCCCGCTTGAAGACTTACTTGATACAGCACAGGAATGGGCTCTAAAGTTAGCCCAAAAACCACCAGTGGCTCTACAAATGTTAAAATTAGCCGTTAATACTGGAGGGAACACGGATCTTGAATCTGGCTTAATTATTGAAAGTGCTTGTTTTGCGAACGCTTTCTCGACGGAGGATCGAAAGGAAGGATTACAAGCATTTATAGAAAAGAGGAAACCAATTTTTGCAGGAAAGTAAGGAAAGAATGTATCAAATGAAGTATCCATAAAAAATATGGATACTTCATTAAAAAAAATGTTTTTTTCGAGGGGTGATGAAAAGAGTGGGAAAAGAACGTAATCTATTTACGGTATATGGAATTTTGGAGTCTTCATCAAAAAATTATGGTCAAAATGAAGCATTATTTGATTTGAAAAGAGCAGTCACTTACTCACAGTTAAAAAGTGATGTTGATAAATTCGCAGTGGCTTTAACGAAACGAGGGGTAAATAAAGGGGACCGTGTTGCAGTATCCTTACCCAATTGGTACGAAACAGTTGTTATTTTTTTTGCCGTAGCAAAAATTGGTGCTATCCTTGTCCCGTTTAATCCTAAATATAAAGCTCATGAAGTGAACCATATACTAAAAAATTCTGAGCCAAAAGTAATCATTGTCTCTGAAGAATTTAACCACAATTTTGGGTTGAGTGAGGTACTGTTTGTAGTAGAAGAGGTTATTACCGTCCGTTTTTGTTGGGAAGGACTCTTATCCTTTCACGAAATCATGAACGAGGAATCTATCAATCTTGGCGAAGTACCAATAGATGTAGATCAGGACGTATTTTGCATTTTATATACCTCTGGTACGACGGGTGTCCCAAAAGGCGTCATGGTTACTCACCGTAGTGTTGTACAATCTGCTAATACAATGGGTGTGGAACTCTTTTACTCCGAAAAAGATGTACTAATTCTTCCAGCTCCTTTATTTCACATATTTGGTATGGCAGTTAATTTGTTTTGCGCTGCCTTCACAGGTTCTCGTATCGTTTTATTGGAGAAGTTCCAACCAACTGAAATGCTCCGTTTAATTGAACAGGAAAAAGTAACGATCTTAAATGGCGTACCTACCATGTTTATTAAACTACTAGAAGCGGAAAACTTCGATCACTATAATTTGTCTTCGCTACGAACTGGTGTTGTAGGAGCATCCCCTATTCCACCATCAAAGGTGAAAGAAATTCGGAATCGCATGGGAATTAACCTTTGCCAATCATTTGGAATCACTGAGACGGTTACTGTTACAATGACTCCTTACGATGATAACGAAAAGAATATTACAGAAACACTAGGAAAGCCAATTCCTGGAGTAGAGTTAAAAATTGTTGATAGTAACCGTAACGCGTTGGCGCCTGGAGATAAAGGGGAAATCGCGATTAAGAGTTTTGGCACAATGAAGGGCTATTATAAAATGCCAGAGCATACAGCAGCAGTGATCGATCATGAGAATTGGTACTATACAGGTGACCTTGGCACTCTTAATAATCAAGGCTATTTAACATTTGTTGGTAGAAAAAAAGAAATGATTATTCGGGGTGGACTTAATATTTACCCACAAGAAATTGAGTCTGTACTCGCAAGGCATCCAAAAATAGTAGAGTCTGCTGTTGTAGGTTTGCCTGATGAGACCCTTGGAGAATTAGTATGTGCGGTTGTTCAATTGAAAAGTGGCGAAGAGTGTACCGAGGAAGAAATCATCAATTATATAAAGAACCATATTGCCCTATATAAAGTCCCTCAAAAAGTAACTTTCACAAATAAATTCCCGGTAACAGCAAGTGGAAAAATTCAAAAAATAAAACTTCGTGAAGAAATAAGTAATAGTAATCCTACTATTCAAAGGTAAAGGAGGTAAGGAAAATGAAATCGGAATATCATTTTCAAGTACGTTGGGGAGATACGGACGCGGCAGGTATCGTTTATTATCCAAATTTCTTTAAATGGATGGATGAAGCAACACATGCTTTTTTTACAAAAATAGGTTATCCTTCTTCAAAGCTTTTTGCAGATCAGCAAATTGGGGTACCTCTCTTAGAGGCGAATTGTGCATTCAAGAGCCCACT containing:
- a CDS encoding ABC transporter substrate-binding protein — translated: MKKFCKSICSFSLMLILVIALSACNTETSSSNDKKDGDGEKEVIKIGAIFAETGPASTLGKTQANYVKLIQKQLDEAGSINGKKIEIIMQDYETDDTKAVIAADKLISEGVVAVVGATQASTSMAILPKISSEGIPLMTVAPVNPKAKDIYQMAPSNLTNANLIIEFLKENNISKVAWINARDGFGVEGLPSFEKVAKENDIKIVAHEEFDATATDMTVQLTNIRKENPEAVIVWSRTPGAGIVARNFKALGFDIPMIQSSASANKGFLDQVKDNNENIYVIGSKLSVVDQLPNGEQKDRLEKFREDYRAMFNSDPDNFTAHAADGFHLLIEAIKAGNTTSEDIHNYLKTEVNKYSGLTGSFELQSDYVGPYEDGFSVLGIENNEWKYYE
- a CDS encoding branched-chain amino acid ABC transporter permease translates to MELLMQYIVTGLTVGSIYALLAIGFVTIYNITGILNFAQGEFAMIGALTCITFVNAGFPMYVSIILAIFISATIGLIVERTAIRHARNTSVIILIIITIGVSTFLKGMGLIIWGTNPKQLAPLIKMEPIHFMGAVINPQSIFIFIVLLILLAVLYVFFEKTYIGSALRACEKNPRAAKLMGINTSTMSALAFTLAAALGAIAGILITPITDATYEMGFLIGVKGFVGMVIGGMHSIPGAVAGALLVGLLETFSGGFISTFYSDAITFLVLILVLFFKPNGIFARASGERV
- a CDS encoding branched-chain amino acid ABC transporter permease; its protein translation is MSKLEKVLYGNRLKPFLFLVGLILILPFVVKSPYIFTILILIGIYSIVSLGLCLLIGYAGQISLGHAAFFGIGAYTSGVLTTSFQLSPWLALVIGMVTTFFMAYIIGIPILKLKGHFLALATLGINIIFYILILGLNQLTGGAAGLIGIPSLSLFGVPLTDKVFFYFFVWTAALLVLLLSLNIVRSHVGRVLRSIHDSEIATETLGVKVENYKVAIFALSAAFASLAGSMYAHYISFVAPPTFYITKSILFLIMVMVGGASSVWGAILGTTVIMFLNEIIRFVGHTYFGISGEVEIVVYGLIIILIMMYLPKGLMHVISKPIQKLKYKKKENVNAHKDMISQKGV
- a CDS encoding ABC transporter ATP-binding protein — its product is MSKLLEVRGLTKRFGGVTAVSDISFDVGAGEIVAVIGPNGAGKTTLFNMISCFLSPTNGEVYFKGKKLTGQKIPQLAHLGISRTFQNLQIFHNLTVLENVMMGAHVKLKTNVVNAAFRLPRILKDERIAYDLALDAIHLVGLEELMFEQAGQLSYGLQKQLEFARAIVYKPDLIMLDEPMAGLNDFETNRMAGYIKKLKSEGSSFLFVEHKMATVMELANRIIVLDFGKKIAEGTPDEIQQNTKVIAAYLGEEVV
- a CDS encoding ABC transporter ATP-binding protein; the encoded protein is MLKVDGLSTHIGKIKILHEINFEVGKGQIVSIIGANGAGKSTLLNTLAGLYRPTSGTITLENEVISGYPANKVVEKGLSLVPEGRQIFSNLTVKENLLLGMFSKYYKEKKLAEENLTKILDMFPGLKKHLKNLGGNLSGGEQQMLAIGRGLMSNPKIILLDEPSMGLAPKIVNEILDTLMIIKEDLGTMVILVEQNVKAALKVCDQAYVIDQGRMIINGTRDEISSNPQVISAYLGIKSAGA
- a CDS encoding helix-turn-helix domain-containing protein — encoded protein: MPNTVKDSLMKKLENHLRSTARQLVKFDTEEEVLQYLTASFQSELYCDFVGVILNQTGNFVTKAWSGIVQELTNYFPLEQKYCSSRLLRQSLTNENADPPETCNLSRVLKEAKIKTWFTVPLYESDSNLGFCIIGFLNYVPLLEMEAPFEEFGKDIAVAMEMAREKKSQLKKIEGIEGIGKNLSLKAPIEKHIEELTLRAGKGTNADFACIYLFDEKENCFIFQPPSYGEKQHPDSIMIEDNYMLNKYFPFLEKPGGTQLTIPLIIELRTIGVLHIENNNEDVFTENDLRLLELLSNHVATMLENARLFNSEKEHKNRLQFLLDFQQALVKETIEVDGFDGITSMLSNLFQNPVILFDRFLQPISVHMNNRINQVQLLDQLTEIVQREKGKLKSPDYFLIKDSGDPSAFFSFLMVHGGGSLLGYLAVRRLGQEMDEIDRLTIELARNIYSLQFIKQKIVLDAKEQTKDSFISKLLSKKIEDKEEILQFANVFQWNLFQTHQLCVLSIILDEDEVKGSNLFEQQSKKNLVWDYIKSHLSEKEHDIVTATHEEKNVLIIPWENEDTQSKKFWQLLYTKINNWVEETNIRCKVFMGIGGKTSNIQDYFLSYQQAIQALNIVNSRLRLKGYMLFDELGSYAILHHLKSSMEVDLFVSKQLGRLLSYSEGKNTDLCNTLHTFLQNNGNVKNTADELYIHRSSLLYRLERIESLLDVQLSDAEVRFNLMLALKLHDMYGQEIERNVLLR
- a CDS encoding alpha/beta hydrolase — translated: MNFKKRTFFITVLLTLLLSTSVIAGALNSTSKQLEVPIQKLSVSLISDVVYSQPSIFGYPNYPLKMDILKPNSKNPLPAVVFITGGGFMAANKDNYLQQRMDISEAGYVVTSIEYRVTPQSTFPSPLEDVKSAIRYLRANAAKYGIDPNQIAVMGSSAGGYLAALAGTTNDIKEYDKGDFLDESSKVNAVIDLYGLSDLTKVGEGYSQEVQEIHKSPSAPEAMWVNGAAVFGPGGSILDNPDKATKANPITYVTKDDPPFLLMHGDQDTLVSPNQTQILHEALINKGVDSTRYVVKGAGHGGDVWAQPKIVNLIIDFLDSHLKGNENK